The genomic interval caccccagtacCCCAGTCCTACCCCCGGTCCATTCCCCCCCAGGTGCCCCTTAGCCTTCTCCCAGTtgtctccccccaccccagtacCCCAGTCCTACCCCCGGTCCATTCCCCTCCAGGTGCCCCTTAGCCTTCTCCCAGTTGTGTCCCCACCCTGGGTGCCCCAATTGCCCCCACAGCATGCCCAagcccccccacccacccacccagtggcaCCCCCTCAGCCCCCTGACCAGCCTGTGCCCGCAGCGGGGGGCTCAGCAACCTGCTGTTCAAGTGCGCGCTGCCGGAGCACATCCTCAGTGTGGGGGACGAGCCCCGGCAGGTGCTGCTGCGCGTCTATGGGGCCATCCTGCAGGTGAGTGCCGGCAGCACCGGACCCCCAGACCggcagccaccccccccccccccccccccctgaGCGGCAGCCCCTGGACAGCTGCGGGGCTCAGGGCTCTGCCAGCTTCTTCCTCCCAGCCTGGGCCTGGCAGCTGCCCCACGTCTCTGCGGGGCTGCCGGGGTGGGGGCCACCAGGACTCACTGCCTGTGTCCGCAGGGTGTGGACTCGCTGGTGCTGGAGAGCGTGATGTTCGCCATCCTGGCCGAGCGGGCGCTGGGGCCACGGCTCTACGGGGTCTTTCcccaggggcggctggagcAGTACATTCCGGTACAGGATAGactcccccccgcctccgctACCCCATCCTGCTGGAGCCTCCTTGCTCCGGTCAGCCGCCGTGGGAAAAGACGCCCCACGGGGCTTCTCGTGCCGCTGAGGGCAGAGCCGGCTCCACCAGGGCGGGCAGGCCGCTCACATCGCTGCTGTGTCCCCCCAGAGCCGGCGCCTACGGACCGAGGACCTGCAGGACCCCGACATCTCCAAGGAGATCGCGGTGAAGATGTCCCGGTTCCATGGCATGGTGATGCCCTTCAACAAGGAGCCCAAGTGGCTGTTTGGGACCATGGAGTGGTGAGGGCAGCTGCGGTCCTGCACAGGCGTGGGCTCCCAGGTCACCTCAGCCCCTGAAATCCCATGGGGTCTGGGACACAGGGAGGTTTCCCGTGGGAAGAGGGTGCCGAACGGCTCCTCAGCGGCCCTGTCTCTGTGCCAGGCTGAGGAGAGAGGGGATTTTGGGGCGTCCATCCCACTGCAGTGCTGTCTCTTGTGCTCCAGGTATCTGAAGCAGATTTCGGAGCTCACCTTCCCCAAGGAAGAGCAGCTGAAGAAGTTCAACCACCTCAAGACCTATAACCTGCAGGAAGAGATGAAGAGCCTCAGGTGAAGCTCACCTGCCCACTGGCACGGCACAGCGTAGGGGCTGACCCTGTTTCCTTGCCAGCCTCCTCACGGGGAGTCTGGGGGGACTTGGCTTCTCCAGAAACTGGTCTCTTCTGTCCTATGTCCTCAGAGGGTGCCCTCCACTCAAGGGCCCTGTGCGGGCCCTGGGGGACGGCTCTCGGAGGGGTCCCTGCGTCCCCAGGGCAGGGTTCCTGCCAGGTTCCTCGCACTCTGGATCCCAGCTGTGTCCGTAGCTCTGTCTGCCCGTGTTGCGGTGGCAGCGGTGGTCCCTGTGGCTGGCGGGCGAGGGCCAGCAGGTCCTGCCCCTGCTGAGGCATCTCTCCCCTGAactgcagggagctgctggagtCCACCCCCTCGCCGGTGGTCTTCTGCCACAACGACGTCCAGGAGGGTGAGTGCAGCAGATGGGCAGCTGCTTCCCCTCGCGAAGGCCTGGTCCTGCAGCTGGTCTCTCTCCCTGGCTTGCCCAGCCGGAGCCTGCCCGCCCCTGGGCACCGACTCGgcctcctgcccctgcctgcagctgcccccCGGCTCTGGCAGAGGTGGTGGgtctccccctttccccccctgAGCCAGCCCTGTCTCTGCGCAGGGAAcatcctgctgctggctggacaCGAGGCTTCCTCCTCCGACAAGCTCATGCTCATTGACTTCGAGTACAGCAGCTACAACTAccggtggggctgggggctggggggggggctggaccGAGCCCCACACTGGGCTCTGGTCTCCTGCTTGCGAGAGACCTCTGCTCACCCTCCCATTTCTCCAGGGGCTTCGACATCGGCAACCACTTCTGCGAATGGGTTTACAACTACACCCACGATTCCTGGCCCTTCTTCAAGGCTTCCCCGGAGAACTACCCCAGCCGGCAGCAGCAGGTAGAGCTGCCCTGTCCCTTGGCAGCGGGTGCTCCTGGCGGGGGTGTGCCAGACCTGGCGGTGCCAGGGCAGTGCCGGCAGCAGCGTCCCAGCCTGCTCTGTCCCTCTTCCAGCTGCATTTCATCCGGCATTACCTCTCAGAGGACTCGGGGCGACGCGGGGACACCACACACGAGGAGCAGGCCCGCATCGAGGAGGAGATGCTCACGGAGATCAATCGGTGAGGGGCACGCCGGTGTGGAGGGGAGTCCCTGTGGCCACGGGGGCTGTCCTGGGGGCATGTCCCCAGGTCCTCCGCTGGACAGAGAGGGCAGCACCCCCAAAACAGTCATCgtccccctccctcctgctcgCCATTGGTGTGGAGCAGGGACGAGGGGGCCTGGCGGGGCTGACAGCTGCTCCCCATCAGGTTCACTTTGGCCTCCCACTTCTTCTGGGGCCTGTGGTCCATTGTGCAGGCGAAGATCTCCACCATCGAGTTCGGGTACCTGGTGAGTGCTGcccctgggtgctggcagggccGTGGATGGGGCCCTGCCTTGCGCAGGGCTTGCCCTGGGGATCCCTTGCACGTCACCCCTCCTCTGACAGAGGGTGTCGGGGCAGGGGGCCGGGGCTGTCAGGGGGCACAGGCCATCCCTGACTGCCCTTTCCCGCCCCAGGACTATGCACAGAGCCGCTTCGAGGCCTACTTCCAGCACAAGGCGCAGTGCTCCTGAGAGCGGccgccccagccctgcctgcgcccaCCTCgactccacagcctccccctgcccaccccggCAGCGCCCGTGCCACGGGGCAGGCCAGGGACGAGGTGTCCCCTCCCCGGTGGGCCACCCCCCATGCTGTGAGGGGGGCTGCCCCCTGGCCTGGGTTGCCTGGATGGGTGCTGTAACGGTTTGGGGGGCTGGTGCCCACCCTGCTCCTCAGGGCTatgcaggagagcagggagagaggtgGGTCTGCCCAGGCGCGTGCCCCCTGGAAAAGGGGACGTCCTGCTTGGAGAGGTGGCATGTCGGCCGTGGGGCTGTGTCTTTGCTACTGTTCCTGTAGATATggccgctgggggggggggggggggcagttgcCCTGTCCCCGCCTGCCCCTGCGGTGCTGTCTGTGGCTGCCCCCTCGCTGCCTCTGGCACAGCCCCTCTGTGGTGGCACGTCCCTTGCCTCTGCGCTGCTGGCACTGAGCGGGGCTTGAGCTGCGGGTCCCAGCTGGTGggatccccctgccccagccggCAGCGGGGTGGGGGCTGGTGCAGCCCAGACCAGGGTGGGGGACGGTGGGTGCCTCGGCTGTCCTGACTGCCCCTTGCACGGTCCTGCCTGGAGCTGTGGTCCTGCCTGCTGAGAGGGGTCCAGGCAGGGATGCTGAGGGGTcccagggtgctgctgggggcagaggggtgtGGGGGACCTACCCTTGTATCTCATTCCCCCCCCAGACACCTCCCCAGACCTCTGGGGCCAGGGCAGCACCTGTGAGCTGCTCCGCCAGCCCCTGTGCCCCGGCCTGGCTTCCCTGCGGCTCTTGGCTGCtcggccggggctgggggctgctccttccctcccctcccgaCAGCAGAATGTAAACTCTCCTCAGACCAATAAACGCTGCGGTGGTGCACGGTGCCTGCTTGCTCTCCTTGGCCCCGCGGCCACCATCTTCTCCTTGCTCGCCCAGGGCTTgccgcagcccctgccccggcgTGCTACGGGCCgtcccaggctgtgctgggctgtcgtggcaggtgggggggggctgccccacagcagcaTGCGCTGACCCTCTCCCCAGATGCTGCCCCGTCTCCTCCCGCCTGCACTGCTCCAGGGCCTTTGGTTCTTCGAGGTGGGTTTCTGGGTGATGTCGGGTGCTATTTTggcccccctgcagccccaccaGGGAGGAGCGATGCTCTGTGGGTGCTTGGAGGGGAGCAGGCAAGCGTGGGCTTCCCCCAGGGCCAGGGTGGCAAGTGGCTCACATCCACCCCCTGCTCCAGGTCACCCCAGGACCTTCCCCAACACATGGTGCAGTCGGCAGAGCCACGGGGCCGTGAGCTGACCGGGGCTCACCAGGCCTGGCCAAATGTGCTCAGCCCTGGCTCTTGGGTGCCCATGGCTGCCCAGCCCTGTTGGGGGGTCGCAGGCAGCACGGGAGCAGGGGGGAGCCGGGCTCACCCCGGACCTCAGCCCCACACCCCCGGTGCAGCCCCGGCCCCTCACCAGCCCCGGGGCTTTGGACACTGGCCCT from Aquila chrysaetos chrysaetos chromosome 5, bAquChr1.4, whole genome shotgun sequence carries:
- the CHKB gene encoding choline/ethanolamine kinase produces the protein MAAAGQGSGPGAVPAATRLQAYAWCREFLAGSWKLIGPEEFGIGPVSGGLSNLLFKCALPEHILSVGDEPRQVLLRVYGAILQGVDSLVLESVMFAILAERALGPRLYGVFPQGRLEQYIPSRRLRTEDLQDPDISKEIAVKMSRFHGMVMPFNKEPKWLFGTMEWYLKQISELTFPKEEQLKKFNHLKTYNLQEEMKSLRELLESTPSPVVFCHNDVQEGNILLLAGHEASSSDKLMLIDFEYSSYNYRGFDIGNHFCEWVYNYTHDSWPFFKASPENYPSRQQQLHFIRHYLSEDSGRRGDTTHEEQARIEEEMLTEINRFTLASHFFWGLWSIVQAKISTIEFGYLDYAQSRFEAYFQHKAQCS